The Chrysemys picta bellii isolate R12L10 chromosome 10, ASM1138683v2, whole genome shotgun sequence genome segment GACAGTGGTAATTTTAAGTGTATAAGGAATGCAGGTTCAGGCCCAATATGATACTGTTTGTTGTACCCCAATATACAGGAGGGCTGAAATTCTACGTGGAGATGAGAATTTGAAAAACTGTTGGTTGTAAGCAGCTTGTAATGATATGTTTGTTTGCACTAGAGCAATAAGATTACTGCATATTGATTATAGACAGCTGATTAATTAGAAAACAGCAGTAACAATATTTTGCACTTACACCATGACTTGCATCTCAGGAGATGACACCACTTTAGAAACATCAAGCCTCTAAGCTTCACTATACCCCTATGAAATAGGTGTCATtagtcccattttgcagatggcaaTACTGAAGCGTAAATGAGGTGAAATGGATTACCCAAGATCTCACAGTGAATCAATGGCAGGGGCAATTGTAATTACAAGTCCTGAAACTCAGACCCTTGTTCTAACTCCTAAAGCGGTAATgatttatttgcctttttcaggGAAATAGTGGAAATAATAATTTCTAAATGTAATGGAAACTTTCTAGAAATATCTTTTTGTGAGAGAGTCATGAAAGTCATACTTTAGCTGAAATTTTCTTTTGACAAATGTAGCTTCTATGGCTTGGATTACCTGTCAAACTATAAAGAATcctaaaaatcaaataaaaactcCATGTAGGCACAAATGAAATCTAGCATTTCCACCATTAACGCAGGTTCAAAATTAGCACCTGTAGTGATGGGTAAAAGTGaatgaaacaaaaatacaaagGGCAAGCTAAAGGGCAAGATGTTCTATTCACCCATTCATGGCAGGTAGATTTACACAGGCAATTCCCATTCATGCAAACGTAAGTAGGCCACATTATTCCCCCAGATATTGGTGGGAGAAAGACCCTTATAGCTAAGAGGCAAAAGCACTTTACTGTATTTTAACTTTATCAGAGACTGAAAGGCAGTAATAGTAAATATAAAAATCTCTAATTTTTCCTCAATTTAAAGCTAAACAAGCCACTTTTCCTGGTACATTATTATAGAAGGCTATAAAGATCTTCAGACAGCAAATCAATCTTACCTGCAGCAGTAAAGTTACAGGATACATTTAGTAAAACTTGTGTTAATTGATTTGTTTTTTCACCAATAATTACACCGTTTTTCTTATTAGCAAAAACATATAACAGTAACTCACTCACAAAAACATTTTGGGAACaaatattatctgtacatacTGGATCAGGATTTATATGCAAACACCCTTTATTTGCCATAGTGCAATTTACTGAAAGGATCAAATCCTGctccagtgggaattttgccattgacttcaggaggaCCAAAATTCAGCTATAAAGTCTAAATGGTCATGAGTAGcttctaaggctctgatcctgtatTGCAACCCAGATTGCCTATGAATTCAGTGGGTTCCCAACCAATATGACTGCACAACACCGGATGGAGGCTACATTTGTTCTCACAAAACTGCACACACAAACCCCATATTTGCATGCGCAAATCTTGGctgaaatgtttaaaatacaGTTAAAGTAAGTAAAGAATGTTCTATATACTACACTGattaaaatctgaatttttctTTTGTATAGTACATAAGAATATAGCTTGCTCCACAAAAATTAAGCAAGTGTAACCTTTGTACTTTTAAATCTAATTTAGAAATTAGATTCTATTAATTATTCTCTATATACAGCTATGAAAACCTCATTGAAATCATTGATATTAAACAATAAAACTACAATAAACTCTTTTTATAGAGTTCCAATGGGATTTTATTAACATAAATTTCCAAAAATCACTCTATATTTTGCTGTACTCAGTTGAGATTTTCAAGCCCTCATCAGTCTGTAATGACACACATGTATCCATACCATTATCTATATGTGTATAGATAACTGCACGCTGATGCATGTATTATTGTAGACTTCAGAGGTCATAAGCTGATCTATCTGCACCGGAGAGAGGCATTTGGACTCATCACTGCCAGGTAGGGAGTGCCTCCTCACTTCAAAGTGATTTGAGGGCATCCAGCACCTTAAAGAAAGTGCCTCACAGCTTGCACGTTTGGGCCTTTTGTCAGTTGCCAGTTGGGCTACAATAAACTTGTGAATCAGCAGTTCAAAACATTTGATCTTCTGAAGCATCAGCTGTACTTTAACTGCTTTGGAGTTAAACTAgtctttagagactaacaaatttattagagcataagctttcgtggactatagcccacttcttcggatgcgaaagcttatgctctaataaatttgttagtctctaaggtgccacaagtcctcctgttcttctttttgcggatacagactaacacggctgctactctgaaactagtctTTGTTGCCTAATTAGAGCCTCTCTGTTAGAAGGACAATGAGCACAGGAAACACTGATATGTAAGAAGTAGTGTGAATAATCACTTTTTCTATTTCAAAGTGACCACTGAAATACAATACATGAGTGCAGGCAACTTGAGGATGGGGGTGGTGGGCTTTAGTCTACACCTCTGTAATACTAGGGCATGGACCTCTTCCCAATTAATTAAATGGCAACgctcccatagatttcaatgagagcaggagcaGCCTTGGTTAGGATTTCACATTCCAAAATGTAGTTTATTGAAGACATAACCAAgggaaagtaaaataaaaagcaatCCAATTCACAATACATACATTTATACagattttttgctgttagttttagACTTTGCTGGTAAGTTTCATTTCAATgtattgaaaaatatatttagagAGTAAATTTAGATTAATCTGAACATTATAATTTATTTGGCAACAAAATAATATAGTAGAAAGACCTTTCTCCTAGTAAGCCTGCACTAGCTTTGAGGTCTGACTGATATACAAATTCTAGGGAGCCCAAGATGTGGACAGAGGAAAGAGTGGGATTTCATATATATGATGATTACAAATGTAAATTTATCCTATTTTCAAACTAATTATATGTGTACATTCCATGTACTTTACGTTAGTAAAAACAGACAGAGGAATATGCACAGAATCCTTAATTTCTCTCTGGTTTCAGCCAACAAATTGGAACTGCCAAAAAAATCCCCCACATTTCATTTTCCTTGGACATTAAAAAGACTCAGTCCTGCCACCAGTACCCACACAAATAGCCCTTACTCTTACCCTGATGACTTCAGTAGAACCACTTGCCTGAGCAAGATCTTGAAACCCTACCCACAACCCTCAGCCCCAATCACTCAGAAGCACTTGAAAAACAAACTAATCATTATTCTGCTAGATAAATATTGAAATATAGATTTTCAATTACAAAATGAACTTTGACCTATTTTATGCTTTGACATACACCTGTACTAAACATAGGGTCATATTCcagtttatgtgtgtgtgtgggggggagggtttccTCACCTCTCCAGGACAAATTCCTTTGGCAAATTGTCCTCTTAGGACAAATTCTGTGTTGATTTATTGCCCCTGAAATCCCATTGAATTAACTGGGGTATaaatcagcacagaatttggcccagtttgTGTGGCAGTACACGGGTCATCTGCATGTCATTCTCTGCCTAATCTTTGCTAACATACAATGGGGCTATACTAGCTTATGAGCATGGCTTTTAAACAACAAGCAGAGGATATGTGTTTTGGGCACATAAACTAACAAGTCAAGGATCAACACATAATAGAGTGAACACTGTACATGGTATTATGTCTCAAAGAGACAGCCTCCAACTGTGGGTTATGCTCAGAAGCTGTTAGCAGGCATGGGGAATTGATGGCAGAACTGCTTAAGACAAGAGACTGCTGAGGCTACCAACATAGGATGCAGAAAAGCTACTGCCTCCACCGCTCCTGCTGCTGTCAATGTACACATTTGGGAGATAGGACAAAAGGCGCACTCTGGATCATCCCATGGCTAAATGAGGATAATCCAGGCCAGTCCCTCCCCAAAATAAAGTGATTGTTGCAAAGAAATTAAGACACGGTCACTGTAGGTGCTGTGGGCAATGCAAAGGGACATGATCCCTCTTCAAAAtgacacacacagaacatgatcATCTAAATCTCCAGACCCTTGAAATATTGCAAGGAAGTCAAAAAGGGGACCGGAGCCAAAAACATAGGATTTCCTTTGTTTTAGCCATTAATAGATTTGATGAagaaaattacaaaataaatcctGCAAGATGGTTACATTTAGTTAactgggaaggagagagaatcaAGTTAATCTGTGTTAAATGATGAGCTTGTCATACTGCCCAGGTCAGTACGACCTTAGTGACCTGCAATGCAAGTGCTGGTTATTAAAGATAGTTATCAAGATCAAagtataattaataaaatcattGTACTGTAATATTTAAGTAaatatagttttgttttttaattacttATTTCATTTCAGTTGAAAATTACACAGACTGATCAGATTCACTTTTCTTTTCTGTATAGGCATTTTCACACTTTATGGCTCACATACACTAGCACACACAGGGCCAAACACTGTGGAAAGGATTTTTAAATCCAAACAGCAAATTGACTGTTTTAAACATTTCTATTATATTTTCTAAAACCTGTCATTGAGAAAACCTACACTTTGGGCCTAACCAATAATCCTTTAAGGTCTCAATTTTTCCAAAATTTTAGAGTATTTGAGAATATACATGGGGGACGGCTCAAATACCTTGTatccccaaatccttttccctgATCATTGTTTTTTACCCCCAGCATAACTGTCCccaggaaatttaaaataaaaagaaaaacacacacacaacaaccaAACGCTTCACAGAAGATATGGGCTGCATAAAAGAAATCTGACAGTTTTGGAATAAAAAGGTAATTATGTAAAATAAAAAGTCAAGCACAAACTATGTTACAGATTTTTTTGCTATCCTGCTACAAAGGTGCTCtggcctatttaaaaaaaaaacatttaaaatgtagccATGTCTGCTATATAAAACATGCTCAAATATGGTTTATGCACTAAGTTCAGTTAAACAGTTTGGATACAATCAATACAAAAATACTGCAATGTTTGCATGTCTGGCTTTGCTGATTAAGTCAGGAAACTTGTATACTTTCTTCACTCTTATGCCACAAGTTTGCATTGTTAAAAGTCAACAAAAACTTTACAATGCAATTATTTGTTTATTCAAATAAACTTGTCAACACCAATTAGCCTGCACCACAATCACCAAATACCAGGAAGCAATTTCAGGAATTTAGGAAAAGATACTGATTGAAAACCCTTGTTCTGCTCaagaaaatattttgtcattcagggtctgatcctgcaaatactggaATTACTCTTAggagtaagagtttgcaggatttaGCCCTTTATCAATGTATCACAGCAAAGGAGTCTCTCATGTTTTCTGGCTTTAGATTAGCAAATAGAAGTAAAGTTGAAGATATAAATAATTTGCATTTCCATGAATTTGCTAAATGCAGCAATTATTCTGAAATTATAAGTActttcattattaaaaaaaaacatttgaaaagatACTTTTCCTCCTACTTTTTGTGAATAATCTACAGACTAAAAATATAAATCAACTTTCCTCTTAAAATAAGTGACATGAGGCATTTTCAGTGGAAAGATTATTCTGGAAGCCTTCACAAATTAAAGGTTTCCAGTAACATTAATCTGACATGATTAAAACTCTGAACTAGTTTAATTATAAATGAGGAAAATAAATTCAAATCCAATCTCTACTCATGCCCAATCAAATCACCACACAAGCtattttttctgtaatattttattttatttatatagaaatacttaaaaaaacatgAAGTAGCACCATTACTTAAGTTTTACCTTTATTATGTAGAACTTTAAATGTCAGAAAAATAAAACTCTTGATACAATTTCAAATCTTGTCTCAGCAAATATAATATTAGTATTTGACCATGAGGTTAAAGGCCCTTtatcataaaataaaatatactttgtttttaaactttgctCAGTAAAGTACATTTAAGCTCAAGTAACGTCACCTACATATACATAAACAAGTGgtaaacaaatgtattaaaatagAAATACTAAAACTATAGTGGTGCAACAGAATTTTTGTAATTTCCACTGAATTCTATTTATACAAATGTTAGAAAGCTTCAACAGTTCCTTTTGACATATGTTTATACATTTCAATTTTTGTAATAATATAGAATAAAATATGCTTTATATCACTGAATAGAAAATATGCTGGGTGAAGcagatttaaaagattttttttctgaacctATAAAATCTCCATCCCAACAGAATACTGTTCAAAGCATTACACATTTTTATGGTTTGTAATTCCGTCCACAATTGTGTGATATTAAAATAATACAGTGTTCTTTGCCATAAGGCCATactaaaataaaaaagatttaaCCCAGCTACAAAAAGTTCACTGAACTTAAATTAAAATACTTGTAAACATCTTtgcaatatgaaatataatttttcaagtcaaaaaagaataaaatacttcaatctgtattaatgcaatttatctttaaaacctttaaacgttttttaatatatataagaGATATGTTACAGTTTCTTTTTACTTTGATAAAGCTGCAGTATCATGGTTTTCACAGGAACTTCTTGCCCTTTCCCAAGAACATTCAAAAAAGTATCCACCATagatttaattattttgtaataAGCATTCTAGGAACTACCAGCACGTTTTACTAACAGTCCACACaccatcattatcatcatcataagcattttctactttaaaataaaataaaaaattaagtctTGGAAGCTTCGTATTAAAGTACAGTGTAAAAACTAGTCTAGTACTAGAATGTAGTCGTTCGTTATTATTTATAGCATGCATCAGATGTTACAAATATCCCCCTAACCCACCCTACGCTACAGTACACTCAATGCAAAAGTAATCCTGCAAGTTAGGTCCCTTTTCAAATGTGCGGATACTGCAGCTTTAAAAGCTAATCGGGACACTACGCAGTACAGACCCGGGCTCTGCGTTTGTGACTTTTTTTAGGAAAATATACGGATGGCCTGAGTAACTGCGCTGTGGCAGACGGGGCACTGGGGCTCCGTCTTCTCGCAGATGCGGTTCGCGCACTCCATGCAGAAGAGGTTGTGGCCGCAGGGGACCAGGGCTGCGATCACTTCGCTCTCGAAGCAGATGGAGCAGTCGCGGCTGCCTTTCCTCCTCATGCCGGAGGAAGAGCACGAGGAGCTGGAGGAAGAGctggacgaggaggaggaggaggccgaGGAGTCGGAGGGGAGCCCCGGCAGGTGCGAGCCCAGCCCGTTGGCGTACAGAGGGTAGGAAGCGGAGGAGAGCAAgcggccccctcccccgccggggtCGCTGCGCACTCGCCGGGCCAGGGGATGCTCCGCCACGCCCCCGCTGCCATGCAGGGGCGGGgagagccgggccgggggcggggccacgCAGCCCCGCCTCTGCGTGCTCACCAGCAGCGCCAGGTTGGCGTTGGAGGGAGCCGCGGCCGGGAAGGCGGGCGAGgacggggtggtggtggtggcggcggggCCGCGCTCGAACTGGGACCAGAGCAGGGGGGCGCCGGGCGGCGGGGCGGGGGCCAGGTCGAAGCCGGGCGGGGAGTCGAAGGGCAGCTCGGCGCAGCAGTCCGGGGAGGAGAGCGCCTCCCCGCCGTACacgctgttgttgttgttgttgccgtTGTGGGTGAAGCTGAGAGCCGGGCTGGGCGGGCTGTAGTCGGCCAGCCgggcgctgctgctgccgccgccgccgccgcccccggTGCCGCCCCCGAAGTAGGAGTCGGTGGAGGCGCTGCCCAGCGAGCTGGAGCTGTCGTTGCGGTAGCTGCAGAAGGGCTTGCGGCCCGGGCTGGGGGTGATGCTGGGCGGGGTGGGCTTGCTCCACAGGCTGCCCGGCCCGTTCAGCTCGAAGCCCACGTCCGTGCCGTTGGCGTGGAAGTCGTTCTCGTCCGTGAGCTCGATGATGCCCCCGGTGCGCATGGCGATGTGCGCCTCGATCTCCTCCCGGGCGCGGTCCACGTTCTCCGGCATGCCCGTCACCTCGAAGACCGGCTCCTTGTCCCGGCTCGGGGTCACGATGTAAGTGTGCGTCTGCTGCTGGATGCGCTTGATCGTGGCCCCCTTGGGCCCCACCACCAGCCCCACCACCCGGTAAGGCACCCGCACTTGGATGGTGGTCTGGCCGGGCAGGTTAGGGGGCCCCGGGACGGTGCCGTTCAGAGCGGTGTTCTTGTTCCTGGAGGCTCGGATCATGGAGAAATGCTCGGCCGCCGAGATGATCTCCCTCCGGGCCATGGCCACATCTTCCTTTCTGCCCGTCACAACAAAGAGCGGCTCCTCCCCGCGAACCGGGGTCTTGATGTAGGTGTTGGTCTTTGCCCGCAGAGCTTTGATTTTACAACCTGAGAAAGAGAGGCGAGGGGTGGAAGCAGAGAGAAAGTAGGTTACAAGCCATTATTGGGGTGCAGCCAGGAGGAGAAAAATCACCCCTCCAGGTTATAAATGGCATTTACTTTGCAAGCCCAGCCCTGATACACACCCCCACACATATTGCAGTTGGCCAACAACATGTTTGCAGTGCAACTGACCAAATCCATACAACGTGCAATTCAACTGAATAAAAACAATTCATGTGCAGTACAACTGGACAACCACAAATAAGCAACCCCCGCCCCACAAAAATAAATTAGTAATTCCACCCTCCTGCTAAACACATtcctcctggggtgggggggggggggaaatcatgggttttttttttttctttttttttttttttttttgttaaagaaggTAGGAAGCAGTCGCTGTACTGAATGAGCCAGATTCCCCAATGCGGATGCTTTAttccaatcccattgttccactTCCCCACTCcatttgttcctttaaaaaaaaaaatccgtgaTTTCTAAATTTGGGGGGAGATCAAGACTCCGATTTTTTCAGTGCATTTGCCACTGAGATTTCTCTTTTGTGCAAGGAGAAAGggatgtttttttatttttgctggtcGGTGAAAGTGCATCTTGAAATTGATGCATACTGCGCCTTAGAGGCACCACGTCTACTGCACTTTCTTTGTCTGTGGGGGAACCTAGTACTGGCCATAACAACACTGCAGCTTCACTGGGGATAGTCAGTGTCGCATCTCAGACACAGACCAGCCAGCATGGAGGGGAGaaaatctctcacacacactcacatacagTTACCCACCTTGCCTCCCCACTATCTCAGCGACATGCTCGGAGCTGGGCACCGGGACGCATTCTGTCATGTTCACGCTCTTTTTCCGAGGCTCGTTGTCGTAGATGGAGCTCGTCTCGTCGTTATCCAGCCCCAGCAGGGAGAGCTGATCCAGGGCTATCTGAAGGGCTCTTTGGTCATCCAgggtctctccccctccaccacctcctccgccgccgccgctccCGTTCCTCTCCATGTCTGCAAAAAGCGAGCTGGGCATAGTCCCGGTGTGTgttccaccctcctcctcctcctgcactcgGTTCAGTAGTAAAAGATCAGACACAAAGGAAAACCCAAGGCAGATGGCCagcaggagaggaggaaagggaggGAAGGCGAGTGCTGGAGACCGGGGATCAGTTGCCTTTTGCTTGTAtattttgtatctttttttttcagtgcaatcCGGTTTATAAGATGTTTTCAGCACCCCCCCACGACTCCCCCCCGAAGTTTttttggctgggggtggggtgggggggaagaacagCGAGAGGAGCTCCGATGATTTCCCCCCCTTGAGTTCCTTGCTGGCCACAATGCCAAGCGATGGCAGCGTTTCTTTAAGGAGCCCCTCCCAGACTCCACTCCACTCACTCAGcgttttttcctcttctcccctcctcggTCTGACCTACTGCTGCAGCCAGAcagcactggagggggggggggggaatcagggaGCCGCCGCGTAAGCGGCAAGGGCTGACAGCACAATGCTACTGACACTATCGCTGTGTGAGGCGATTGGACAGGCACAGTGCAGAGGGGCCGGCATTAGGCTGGTTGACCcactccctcttcttcccccgcccctccaggCAAACTCCTCTCTTTGTTGTCTAATGCAGAACAATAAAGACTCTAGACACTGGTTTGTATGGATCAACCTTGCATGCATCACTTTCCCCACATTTCCCTTTCCTGTgtgttaattattttattaaagagACCGACTTTATTTTTAATCGATTGTACAAAAGCCCGGCCCGGAGGTCAATTAACCTAATGGACCATCTTCCACACACCCGCCTTCCAAAAAGGAACCCACTTCTTTTTTTCTGGTCATAAATCACTAAGTTAAAGGTGCTTCTTGGCGGGGGTGGG includes the following:
- the MEX3B gene encoding RNA-binding protein MEX3B, yielding MPSSLFADMERNGSGGGGGGGGGGETLDDQRALQIALDQLSLLGLDNDETSSIYDNEPRKKSVNMTECVPVPSSEHVAEIVGRQGCKIKALRAKTNTYIKTPVRGEEPLFVVTGRKEDVAMARREIISAAEHFSMIRASRNKNTALNGTVPGPPNLPGQTTIQVRVPYRVVGLVVGPKGATIKRIQQQTHTYIVTPSRDKEPVFEVTGMPENVDRAREEIEAHIAMRTGGIIELTDENDFHANGTDVGFELNGPGSLWSKPTPPSITPSPGRKPFCSYRNDSSSSLGSASTDSYFGGGTGGGGGGGSSSARLADYSPPSPALSFTHNGNNNNNSVYGGEALSSPDCCAELPFDSPPGFDLAPAPPPGAPLLWSQFERGPAATTTTPSSPAFPAAAPSNANLALLVSTQRRGCVAPPPARLSPPLHGSGGVAEHPLARRVRSDPGGGGGRLLSSASYPLYANGLGSHLPGLPSDSSASSSSSSSSSSSSSCSSSGMRRKGSRDCSICFESEVIAALVPCGHNLFCMECANRICEKTEPQCPVCHSAVTQAIRIFS